The genomic stretch TACCTGCCGCGGCTGGCGCTGCTGCTGGACCGTGCCCTGAAGAAGGTCGGGCTCTCGGGCCGCGCAGTGATCCCGCTGGTGCTCGGCTTCGGCTGCGCCACGATGGCGACGCTGGTGACGCGCACCCTGGAGACCCGGCGCGAGCGCGTCATCGCGACGCTGCTGCTGGCGCTCGCCATCCCGTGCTCCGCCCAGCTGGGCGTGGTGCTCGGCATTCTGAGCGCGTGGCCCGGGGCCGTGGTGGTGTGGGGGATGGTGCTGGTGGCGGTGTTCCTCGCGGTCGGCCGGCTGGCGGCGCTGTTCCTGCCGGGCGAGCCGCCGAGCTTCTACCTCGAGCTGCCGCGCCTCCGGGCCCCGAAGGTGGGCAACGTGCTCCGCAAGACGGGCGCCCGGGTGCGCTGGTACTTCGCCGAGATCCTGCCGCTGTTCCTGCTGGCGAGCGTGCTGCTGTGGGCGGGCGACCTCACCGGCGCGCTGGCGCGGGCGACCGGAGCGCTGGTGCCGCTGGTGCGGCTCATCGGTCTTCCCGCCGAGGCCGCCCCCGCGTTCCTGTACGGGTTCTTCCGCCGCGACTTCGGCGCCGCCGGGCTGTACGACCTGGCGCACCGCGGTCTCCTCTCGCCGGCCGCGCTGACCACGGCGGCCGTCACCATCACCTTGTTCGTGCCGTGCATCGCGCAGTTCCTGGTGATGAAGAAGGAGCGCGGGCTCAAGGTGGCCGTCGGGGTGCTGGTGGTGGCGACGACGATCGCCTTCACCGTCGGCGGGCTGGTGGGCTGGCTGCTGCGCACGCTCGGAGGCTGGGCATGAAGTGCACGATGTGTGGCGCGGCGCCGACCGCGTGCGAGGGCTGCCCGATCGGCTCGAACTTCTTCGTCTCCCAGCGGCTCGCGTCCCTCGGCCCGGGCCAGCGGGCCACGGTTCGCCGCCTCGCCGCCGACAGTCCTGCGGACCTGAGGAAGCTCCTGGCCCTGGGGCTGCTGCCCGGGGTGGAGGTCGAGGTCGAGCGGCGCTGGCCCGCGATGGTCCTCAGGCTGGACTGCGCCACGGTGGCGCTGGACGCGGTGCTGGCCGGCGCCGTCCTGGTCGCCCTGGCGGCGTGACGCGGGCCGGGTCCGTCCGGAAGGCCTACCGATCGGAAGTGGCGGGCGGTTAGCTTGCACCGATCCCTGCGCACGGAGTGCGGACGGGTGAGCTTGCGCGCCGACGTTGCGGGCGTGGTCATGGCGGTCGCCGGCATCCTGGCGGCCGCGCCGGCCGCGAGGGCCCAGGTCGGCGGGGCCGACGTGATCCGGCGGGGCCTCGCGCACGGCGGCGCCCGGCCTCCCGCGGGGTTCTACCAGACGCTGGCGGCGCACCCGGGCGCCTTCGAGTTCACTCACGGGTGGCTCGAGAAGGCGCGCCGCGTGCGGCTGGCACGCCAGGCCCTCCGCGCCCGGGGCGCCTGGCGGCAGCTCAATGCGCCCGCGGCGGCCGCGCTGCGGGCCGCGTCGGCCACGGTCGTCGGCGGCGCGCTGCGCTACCCGACCTTCCTGCCGCTGTTCTCGAACACCAGCGCCGCCGATGCCGCGATCATGGACACCGCCGCGGTCGCGCGGCGCTTCTGGGGCACGCTGCCGGCTCCGGCCAATCCGTACTCGGTCACCACCTACTACCAGGAAGTGTCCGGGGGCCGACTGACGGTCACCGGCACCGTGATCGACACCATCCGCCTGTCCCAGACGGACGCGTTCTACGAGGGCGGGTTCGGCTGCCAGGGCCTGTGCGGCTCGTCCGGCGTGCCGGCGCTGATCCGCGAGCTCCTGCTGCACGCCGACTCGACCGTGGACTTCGCCGCGTTCGCCGATTCGACGAACGGCATCGTGCCGGCGATCGTGGTCCTCGATCCGCAGGTGGGCGGCGAGTGCCTCCTGATCTACCAGCCGGCCAGCCAGAGCATCTGGGCGCACCGGTTCTCGCTGTCGGGCTGGGGTGCAGGGCCGTACACGACCAACGATACGGTCAACGGGCACCCGGTCGTGATCGACGACTACATCATCCAGGGCGCCCAGGGCGGGCAGACCGGGTGCACGCCGGGTCAGCTCGCGCCCATCGGGACCGTCACGCACGAGACCGGCCACCTGTTCGGACTGCCGGACCTCTACGACGTGAGCGGCGAGACCGAGGGCATCGGCCGCTGGGACCTGATGTCGTCGGGGAACGAGCAGCAGCCGTTCCGGCCCGCGCACATGAGCGCGTGGACGCTGGCGACGCTGGGCTGGGTGGCGGAAGTCCCGCTCACCACCTCGCAGTCGGTCGCGGTGGGTCCCATCGAGACCGGCGACACGGCCTTCGCCGTTCCGCTCGCCGGCACCAACGAGTTCTTCCTGCTCGAGAACCGGCAGCCGATCGGCTCGGATTCGATGATGTACGGGCCCGGGCTGATGATCTATCATCTCGACACGCTGCTGATGAGCACGCGGCTCTTGAACAACTCGGTGAACGCCGCGCTCCCACACGCCCTGGCGGTCGAGGAGGCGGCGGGCGACACCGGGCTCGACTGCACCTATCCCGCCGCGTGCAACGACCGCGGCGATGCCGGGGACCCGTTCCCGGGCAGCAGCGGCAACGCCAGCTTCGGCCCGGGAACCCGGCCGTCCGCGCGCACCAACGCCGGCGCGGCCGCCGGCCTCAGGCTCGACTCGATCCGGCAGGTCGCGCCGTTCGGCGCGGTGAGCTTCCGGATCACGTTCGGCGGCGTCACCACCGTGGCGGCCTCGGACACGGCGGCGAGCGTGCAGGTGGATGGGGTGCGGACGCCGGTGTTCCGCGACCTGCTCGCCGACGGGTCCACGCACACGGTCGCGATCGACAGCACGCAGCTCTCGCCGTCGGGCCGGGTGAGCTACGCGTTCCGGTCGTGGTCGGATGGCAAGGCGGCGCAACACACGATCACCGGCTCGGTGGCGGGCGCGACCTACACGGCGCTGGTCGCCCGCCGCTACCTGATGTCCGTATCCATCATCGGCGCGGGCTCGGTGAGTGCCACGCGGACCATCGACCCGGTCTCCGGCAGCTTCCTGGCCGAAGGCGACAGCGTCACGCTGACGCCGGTGCCGGACACGGGCTCGTCGTTCGTCGGGTGGAGCGTGGACACCGTGACCGGCGCGAGCGTGTTGGCGCTCCGGGCCGTGCGGCCCTACGCGCTGGTGGCGACCTTCGCCGGCGTGGCGGACGTGCTCACCCAGCTGCTCACCGGCCGCAGTGCGCTCGCCGGCGGACAGCTGCTGGTGCTGGATGGCCTGGGGAACGACAACGGGCGGTTCGACGTCGGCGACTTCGTGGCCTGGCTCGACCGGAACCCCGGCGCGCTCGCTGCCCGGGCCGGCGTCCGGTCGGGGGCGCGGCCGTGACGCGCCTCCTCGTGCTCGCCGCCGCGGCGGCGTTCGCCGCGGGGTGCCGGAGCGACCAGGGGCCGGTGTCCGGCGAGTTGTCGGTGCGGCTCACCACGCCCCGCGCCACCGATCGGGGCATCCTGTTCGCGGTGGTCGGCCCGACGAGTGCGGTGACGGCGCCGGCCGGCTCCGGCTATCGCGTGTTCTCGCAGGCGGCGGGCGGCGACACGACGCGCGTCGTGGTCGTCGCGCCGGTCGGCGCCGGCCTGGCGGCCGGCGACCTGGCGCATCTCGCGGTGAGCGACACGCGCCAGTTCAGGAGCTACGCGGCCCGGGTGATCGCCCTGGCGGCTCCGAGCTACGCGCTCGCCGACACGACGGGCGTTTCGCTCTCGGTCGTGCGGCCCTAGCCTCGGTCGCGGCCGCCGGCGCGCGGCCGGCGGTACGCGTTTTGCTTGAGCGGGCCTTTCGGCCTTGGTACATTGCGGCGGCACGGCGGGGCGGTAGCTCAGTTGGGAGAGCGCGTGGTTTGCAACCACGAGGTCGAGGGTTCGATCCCCTTCCGCTCCATCCTGTTGCGTGCGCCGTCTTGCCGCCGTCGTTCCCCGATTCGTAGGGAGACATGGACCCTTCGACGATCCACGAATACCGGTTCGTCCTGGCCTTCCTGGCCCTGGGGCTGGTCTTCGGGATGATCGCCGTCGCGGTGCCGCACTTCATCGCGCCGCGCGGCCGCGGCGAGGACACCTTCAAGACCTACGAGAGCGGCATCGTCCCCGAGCGCGGGGCGTGGCGCCAGTTCTCGCTCGCCTACTACCTCTACGCCCTGTTGTACCTCGCCGTGGCGGTGGACGTGATCTACCTGCTGCCGGTGGCGCTCGTCTTCCGCACCGTGCACACCTGGCAGGTCCTGGTCGAGGTCGTGGTGTTCGTCGCGATCCTCGCGGTGGCCGTCGTGTACTCGTGGCGCACCGGAGTCTTCCGGTGGGATTGACGACCCCGGACGATCGCGAGCTGGAGCGGCTGGCCGTGGAGGCGTCGCCGTGGGTGCGGCTCGCGATGGTCGAGGACGTGCTCAACCTGGCCCGGGCCAACTCGCTGTGGCCGCTGACCTTCGGGCTGGCCTGCTGCGCGATCGAGATGATGGCCGCCGGGGCGGCGCGCTACGACCTCGACCGGTTCGGCGTGGGCCTGTTCCGGCCCTCGCCGCGGCAGGCCGACTTGATGATCCTGGCGGGCACCATCTCCCGGAAGATGGCCCCGGTCATCCGGACGCTGTGGGACCAGATGCCCGGGCCCAAGTGGGCGATCGCGATGGGCGGGTGCACGATTTCCGGGGGCCCGTTCAAGTACCCCGGCGAATACGCGATCTCCGAGGGCGCGGAGAAGTTCATGCCCATCGACGTGCACGTGCCGGGCTGCCCGCCGCGGCCCGAGGCGCTGATCGCGGGGATCCTCAAGCTCCAGGACAAGATCAAGCAGGGACGGCGGCTTGACCGCGCCGGCTGATCTGGCGCGGGCGGCCGAGGCGCTGGGCGCGACCGTGCCGGCGCCCGTCGAGCACCCGTTCGCCGGCGCCGTGGAGGTCCGGTGGATCGCACCCGGGCGCCTGCCCGACGCGTGTCGCCTGGTGCGCGACGCCGGCTACTTCTTCGAGTCGCTCAGCTGCGTGGACCGACTCGACCCCCACGGCTGCTTCGAGTTGATCTACACCTTCAACACCTTCGCCGCCGCCCCGTCCGGCCGCCTCGTCTGGCGGGTGTGGGCGCCCCGGGAGGCGCCGGTCCCGACGGTGAGCCACATCTTCGGCGCCGCCGCCTGGAACGAGCGGGAAGCGTGGGAGCTCTACGGCGTGGGGTTCGCGGGACATCCCAACCTCACCTGGCTGCTGCTGCCCGAGGGGACCGCGTGGCGCCCGCTGCTGAGGAGCTTCACGGCCCCGCCGCCCTCCGACTACGACGACAGCCGGCGCGCGGCGCCCGCGGCCGCCAGCGATGACCAGCCCGCACGCCACTGACGCGCTCGACACCTACACCCTGAACATGGGGCCGCAGCACCCGTCCACCCACGGCGTGCTGCGGATGAAGCTCACGCTGCGGGGCGAGGAGATCGTGGCGGCGGAGCCGATCATCGGCTATTCGCACCGGGCGCACGAGAAGATGGCGGAGAACCGCAGCTACGCGCAGTTCCTGCCCAATACGTCGCGACAGGACTACCTGTCCGGGATGATCTACAACTTCGCGTGGGTCGAGGCGGTCGAGCAGCTGGCCGGCATCGCGGTGCCGGAGCGCGCGCTGGTGGCGCGGGTGATCCTCGCGGAGTTCAACCGCATCGCGTCACACCTGTTGTGGATCGGCGCGTTCCTGCTGGACCTGGGCGCGGCGACGCCGTTCCTCTATGCGTGGGACGACCGGGAGGCGATTCTCTTCCTGCTCGAGTCGGTCACGGGGTCGCGGCTCACCTACTGCACCGGCCGGTTCGGCGGGCTGAGCCGGGACCTCGACGCCGGCTTCCCGGACCGCGCGCGCGAGGTGCTCGCGAAGCTCAAGGGTCGCTGGGACGAGTACGCCCGCCTGATCGAGGACAACGTCATCTTCGTCAATCGCACCAAGGGCGTCGGGGTGCTGTCCCGCGACCTGTGTCTCTCCTACGGCGTGACCGGCCCCACGCTGCGCGGCTCGGGCGTGCCGTACGACGTGCGCAAGGCCGAGCCCTACGGCGCCTACCCGCGGTTCGAGTTCGAGGTGCCGACCCGCGAGGAGGGCGACGTGTTCGCGCGCTACATGGTGCGGGTGCTCGAGATGCAGCAGAGCGTCCGCATCATCGAGCAGGCGCTGCAACAGCTGCCGGGCGGGCCGATCCTGAACCCCGACTCCATCGGGGTGAAGAAGCGGCTCAAGCCGCCGGTCGGGACGCAGTATTACGCGGTCGAGAGCGCCCGCGGGCACTACGGGATCCTGATCGTCTCGGAGGGGGGCGCGGAGCCCTATCGCGCCAAGTTCCGCACGCCCTCGTATCCCAACCTCGCGGTCCTGACCGAGGTGATGCCCGGCAACATGGTCGCGGACGCGGTGGCGATCCTGGGCAGCGTGGACCTGGTGATGCCGGAGGTGGACCGGTGAGGCGGCGGGAGCCGGCCGGCGCGGAGCCGCGGGCATGCTGAGCGCGCTGCACGACCTGCTCGCCCGCCTGCTCGGCGACTTCGGCGCGACCCTGGTCCTGGGCGCCGGCCTGATCCTCGGCTTCCTCACCTTCAACGTGCTGTTCCTGATCTGGCTGGAGCGCAAGGTGTCGGCCCACGCGCAGCGACGCCTCGGCCCCATGGAGGTCGGCTTCCACGGCTCGCTGCAGACCATCGCCGACATGCTGAAGCTGCTCTCCAAGCAGCTGGTGACGCCGCTCGCGACCGACCACTTCACGTTCCTGTTCGCGCCGATCCTGATCTTCATCCCGACCATCTGCCTCACGTCGCTGGTGCCGCTGGGCGACGCGCAGGCCTTCGCGGAAATGCCCAACGGGCTCGTGGTGGTCGTCGTGCTCTCGGGCGTGACCGTGATCGCCATCTTCATGGCCGGCTGGTCGTCCAACAACAAGTACGCGGTCCTGGGCGGGATGCGGTCCGTGGCGCAGGTGGTGGCGTACGAGATCCCGGTGCTCCTGTCCGCGCTGTCCGTGGTGCTGATCGCCCAGTCGCTCAACCTGCACCAGATCGTGGCCGGCCAGACGGTGCCCTACGCGCTCTACGAGCCGGTCGCGGCGCTGATCTTCTTCATCGGCATCACCGCCGAGACCAACCGGGCGCCGTTCGACATCCCGGAGGCCGAGTCGGAGCTGGTCGGCGGGTTCCACACCGAGTACACCGGGATGCGGTTCGCGCTGTTCTTCTTCGCCGAGTACACCAACATGCTGGTGCTGGGCGCGGTGGGCGCCACGCTGTTCCTGGGCGGGTGGAAGGGCCCCTGGGTGGCGGACCACCAGTGGCTGGGACCGCTGTACCTCCTCCTCAAGGGCTATGGCGTCGTGTTCCTGATGATGTGGGCGCGCTGGACCTTCCCGCGCCTGCGCTTCGACCAGCTGATGAACTTCGCCTGGAAGCTGCTGATCCCGGTCGCGCTGGTGAACCTGCTCCTCACCGCGATCGTGCTCGAGGCGCTGCCGCTGTGACGAGCCCGGTGCGGCGGGTCTTCACGGGGCTCAAGAGCCTGCTGGTGGGCCTGGGGATCACGGGCCGGCACATGGTGCGGCCGGTGGTGACCCTCCAGTACCCGCACCAGCGACCCGACGCGACGCACTGGGGCGGTCCCATCGAGCTGGTGACGTTCCCCGAGACCGGGACCCACGACTGCATCGCCTGCAACGCGTGCACGCGAATCTGTCCCTCCGACTGCTTCGACATCGAGGGCGTGCGGGCGCCGGGCCTGAAGAAGATGCGGGCGACCAAGTTCCTGCTCGACTTCTCGACCTGCAGCCTGTGCGGGCTGTGCATCGACGTGTGCCCCACCAATACGCTGAAGTACTCGGATCGTTACGACGACGTGGCCTATCGGCGCGACCTGACGGTCAACGACCTGCTGGCGCCGTTCGGCGACGACCCCTCCCTCGCCGGGACACAGCCGTGAACTGGAACGGGTTCCTGTTCGGCGCGTCGGCCGCGCTGGCCCTGATCGGTGCCCTGTTCGCCGTGGGGCTCAAGAACATCTTCCACAACATCCTCGGCTTCGCGCTCGCGCTGGTGGGCGTGGCGGGGCTGTTCCTCACGCTCGGCAGCGACTTCCTCGCCATCGTGCTGCTGCT from Gemmatimonadales bacterium encodes the following:
- a CDS encoding FeoA domain-containing protein, producing MKCTMCGAAPTACEGCPIGSNFFVSQRLASLGPGQRATVRRLAADSPADLRKLLALGLLPGVEVEVERRWPAMVLRLDCATVALDAVLAGAVLVALAA
- a CDS encoding NADH-quinone oxidoreductase subunit C, which codes for MTAPADLARAAEALGATVPAPVEHPFAGAVEVRWIAPGRLPDACRLVRDAGYFFESLSCVDRLDPHGCFELIYTFNTFAAAPSGRLVWRVWAPREAPVPTVSHIFGAAAWNEREAWELYGVGFAGHPNLTWLLLPEGTAWRPLLRSFTAPPPSDYDDSRRAAPAAASDDQPARH
- a CDS encoding M6 family metalloprotease domain-containing protein, translated to MSLRADVAGVVMAVAGILAAAPAARAQVGGADVIRRGLAHGGARPPAGFYQTLAAHPGAFEFTHGWLEKARRVRLARQALRARGAWRQLNAPAAAALRAASATVVGGALRYPTFLPLFSNTSAADAAIMDTAAVARRFWGTLPAPANPYSVTTYYQEVSGGRLTVTGTVIDTIRLSQTDAFYEGGFGCQGLCGSSGVPALIRELLLHADSTVDFAAFADSTNGIVPAIVVLDPQVGGECLLIYQPASQSIWAHRFSLSGWGAGPYTTNDTVNGHPVVIDDYIIQGAQGGQTGCTPGQLAPIGTVTHETGHLFGLPDLYDVSGETEGIGRWDLMSSGNEQQPFRPAHMSAWTLATLGWVAEVPLTTSQSVAVGPIETGDTAFAVPLAGTNEFFLLENRQPIGSDSMMYGPGLMIYHLDTLLMSTRLLNNSVNAALPHALAVEEAAGDTGLDCTYPAACNDRGDAGDPFPGSSGNASFGPGTRPSARTNAGAAAGLRLDSIRQVAPFGAVSFRITFGGVTTVAASDTAASVQVDGVRTPVFRDLLADGSTHTVAIDSTQLSPSGRVSYAFRSWSDGKAAQHTITGSVAGATYTALVARRYLMSVSIIGAGSVSATRTIDPVSGSFLAEGDSVTLTPVPDTGSSFVGWSVDTVTGASVLALRAVRPYALVATFAGVADVLTQLLTGRSALAGGQLLVLDGLGNDNGRFDVGDFVAWLDRNPGALAARAGVRSGARP
- the nuoB gene encoding NADH-quinone oxidoreductase subunit NuoB, which produces MGLTTPDDRELERLAVEASPWVRLAMVEDVLNLARANSLWPLTFGLACCAIEMMAAGAARYDLDRFGVGLFRPSPRQADLMILAGTISRKMAPVIRTLWDQMPGPKWAIAMGGCTISGGPFKYPGEYAISEGAEKFMPIDVHVPGCPPRPEALIAGILKLQDKIKQGRRLDRAG
- the ndhC gene encoding NADH-quinone oxidoreductase subunit A codes for the protein MDPSTIHEYRFVLAFLALGLVFGMIAVAVPHFIAPRGRGEDTFKTYESGIVPERGAWRQFSLAYYLYALLYLAVAVDVIYLLPVALVFRTVHTWQVLVEVVVFVAILAVAVVYSWRTGVFRWD
- a CDS encoding NADH-quinone oxidoreductase subunit D — translated: MTSPHATDALDTYTLNMGPQHPSTHGVLRMKLTLRGEEIVAAEPIIGYSHRAHEKMAENRSYAQFLPNTSRQDYLSGMIYNFAWVEAVEQLAGIAVPERALVARVILAEFNRIASHLLWIGAFLLDLGAATPFLYAWDDREAILFLLESVTGSRLTYCTGRFGGLSRDLDAGFPDRAREVLAKLKGRWDEYARLIEDNVIFVNRTKGVGVLSRDLCLSYGVTGPTLRGSGVPYDVRKAEPYGAYPRFEFEVPTREEGDVFARYMVRVLEMQQSVRIIEQALQQLPGGPILNPDSIGVKKRLKPPVGTQYYAVESARGHYGILIVSEGGAEPYRAKFRTPSYPNLAVLTEVMPGNMVADAVAILGSVDLVMPEVDR
- the nuoH gene encoding NADH-quinone oxidoreductase subunit NuoH — protein: MLSALHDLLARLLGDFGATLVLGAGLILGFLTFNVLFLIWLERKVSAHAQRRLGPMEVGFHGSLQTIADMLKLLSKQLVTPLATDHFTFLFAPILIFIPTICLTSLVPLGDAQAFAEMPNGLVVVVVLSGVTVIAIFMAGWSSNNKYAVLGGMRSVAQVVAYEIPVLLSALSVVLIAQSLNLHQIVAGQTVPYALYEPVAALIFFIGITAETNRAPFDIPEAESELVGGFHTEYTGMRFALFFFAEYTNMLVLGAVGATLFLGGWKGPWVADHQWLGPLYLLLKGYGVVFLMMWARWTFPRLRFDQLMNFAWKLLIPVALVNLLLTAIVLEALPL
- a CDS encoding 4Fe-4S binding protein, coding for MTSPVRRVFTGLKSLLVGLGITGRHMVRPVVTLQYPHQRPDATHWGGPIELVTFPETGTHDCIACNACTRICPSDCFDIEGVRAPGLKKMRATKFLLDFSTCSLCGLCIDVCPTNTLKYSDRYDDVAYRRDLTVNDLLAPFGDDPSLAGTQP